actgatcAACTATTTTGAGTGGCAGATACTCTGGGGCATAAAACTAGTAGAATAATATTGTCATAATATTTCTTATTGCTCCATAGTCAACACTCAGTTTAATTTAGCCAAGATTAAGGAGTTAGATGGGGGTCTGGTGGAATTTTGAAGGGAACTTTTCAACACTCCTAAAGACGCCCGTAGTCTCCATTCGGTGCAACTGCCCATCATAACTTGTACACGCTTCTCTTTAATATGGTAGCACCAGCGCTAGGCTGCTGGCTATTGACCACCATCAGGATAATTTCTAATTCACAGATAAAGAGCTTAAatgagaaggaagggggaagagaaatAATCTAAACTCCCTGATGGGGaatttaaaatggagaaattataTGTCGGCTACAATGTAGGGCACTATAAATTCAACACAGAATAGCTTGGGCACTATTCCTAGGGCACTAGGCACTATAAATTCAACAGAGAATAGCTTGATTCCAGTCTGGCCTGAGAACAAAGTCGGCCCCATAGACTGTAAGTGAACTTGAAGGCAGTGTGCAAACCAGCTGACACGGAAGACTCTGAAAGTGAAGAACATAACTCGAGGTACATGAAAACAGCAGTAATATGGAGAGACGGCTCTCTTTCTACAACTTGGGAAGAACTTGGTAGAGAAGTTGTAGGAATCCTCCAAACGCAAAAGGGAGAATTCGGGCAGATCACCATCAGCACTACACAGGACacgttattttcatttttgcaaaagcaaatATGCTGATTCAGTCTGATTCAGTCTGCATTTGCCAGCATGCTTTCTGAACATGATACCCAGTGTTCACATTCTGCACAACAAGTTGTGATGCAGCCTTACACAATCCTGCCCGCCCTTTCCAGGTGGGCGGCGTGTGCCAACAGACGGGCATGCCGTCTACTTCAGGTAACAACGCAGACTCCATCCTGGGAGGAGGAAGTAATTAGAAAGCAGCTGACCGCTTCTTGAATGGACCAGCCTAGGCTGGGAAAGACCAGGACAAGGCTCTTCCCAGCTAAAGCTGAACCCCAAAGTCCAAGGCTCATGGGATCATTTACGAAAAGAATGGAGGAGACCTTAGAACAGGCTGAGTCTGGCTTAGCACCAGGATCTGCCAAGAAACTAACTGGGAATAATGTAGAGCTCAGACTTCAAGCCAGGACTAGAAAATGATAGCCCTAACATTTTTAACACAGAGACcatcagttttattattatttattggacCTCCCAAACTAGGGTGCCCGTAGAATTTACTGTCCAAAACTGCAACACTTTTAACAGGAAGGGGGACCCTATAATAATAACATGGGGACAACAAGCAGAAAATGGGACTGTTCTGGGCAGTGAATATATGGTCAGACCACCTAAAACCACAGCATGTTCTGACAAACAATCGAGCCCCTCATCTTACATGGACCCTCTACACATCATGCAACACATGCCACCAATTATGTACCTTCCATTCTCACTGGCCAAGTCCATGGTGCTGTGATGTTGTCTGCAAACCAAGGAgatgcctcagaagaaaccagccctgctgacaccttgatctgcaatgtccagcctccagaacgatgagaaatatatttttgttgtttaagccatccagtctgtgttatcctgttatggcagccctagcaaactaacgcAAAgggtaatttttaaacttttatcaaATGGTTACCTACAGAGTAGAGAAGAAGGCAAGGTGGAAAAAGCAgggatgaaaattaaattttcctgAATACAACTCAGGTTACAGCTTTGATTTTGAAGCCAGATAAGTATTACATAATtatgaaaaaactaaaacaatgaaggaaacaaaaagcaaaatgcaCCAAATGATGTTAACCTGATATCAAGGGTCCAATTATCTCAAGTAACTTTAAAACTCAGTAATGTGACTGTGTAGCTAGTGAGCTATATCCCCGtagagaaaaaaaacagcaagTAAAACTCAAATGGTTTTCAGCAATTacaatgttaataataaaaattgaaagtgaCATTCTGAAACAGGAATAGgtagagagacacacacacaggaatgataaagcaaatgagtAGCTATGTTGATGTGATATTCAGCATAAGGGAAAATAGATATagacacaaaatttttaaaaacctaagtgAAAACCTTGTAATCCCATAGTGGAATTGGAAATAgcatatattttaagaaagttttttCCCTAGTACTGTCCATTGTAAAGTCCTAGAAACAATGACCAACCCAGGAGCAATGAACAGGTCTAGAGCTCAGACTTTGGTCCCTCAGTACTATTTCTGTCTATAAGGAACCAGGGATACTTTGGATAAATAGATAACTCCAGGTATGAGGCAGGAAATAGAAAATGAGTCTGGAATATCTTGTCATAGTAGAAGTCTAGGAAGCTATGAATGGATTTAAACAAGCCATATGTGTGAAAGACCTATTTGTTAACTATGACATttatatagatgtgtgtgtgtcttttgatGGATTCTAGAAGAACTatcaaattatttgaaaagaagtaaataaaaggaatcaggcACTTAACCTTCTTTCCTGCACAGACGGTATTTCCAAGAGACAAAGAGCTGATGAGGAACTGTTTTTCTTCAAATACGTTTAGAGCTTGTAAATAAACGAGAGAATGTCGCCATCTTGCCACCCCTGATGGTGACGGGCACTTGTCAGGGCACTTGTCAGGGCACTTGTCAGCGACGGCTGCAAAGACCAGGAGGCGAGAAGCTGATGGGGAGCTTTGAAGTGGATGAGTCAAGCTCACGTTTGAATTCACTGATTAGCCTTAAGTCACAAGAAGAGCAACACCCTGTCATAATGAGCCTCCTGACAGAAATCCACAACATCATCAGAATTCTTGAAAAAAACATCAGAAGTGAGTATGGTCAAGCCTCTAGATCTGTCAATTCACCGGAAACACAGCAGGCAGAAGACTGTGTTAACCGACAGGACATAATCAGCAAAATCCAAATTACAGGAAATTTCTACAGGACAGACAACCTGCTTAtttaacaattaaattaaaaacagggaAGAAAGATCTATAGATTCAAGAAACTTAGAAGACTTATCAATCAAACGCAAGAGGACCTTATTTGAACCCTGGATTAATTAAActattgattaaaaaatgaaggcaTTGGGAAAATTTAATTATGATGATATTTGGTAACATTATGGAAATACTGGCAATTTTTCAATGTTTGACAATGGTGATGgggttacatttttattttttaaaaaagaagtccatattttttaaagatattgacgtaattatggaagaaaaaatatgatgTCTTGGATTTGCTTCATAAAAAGCTAGTGGAGGGTGGGAAGTTGGGGTGGGGAAGATACAGATGAAACAAGAGGGGCCGTAAGTTGATAAACATTGATCAGGATGTTTGTTTCAACTCTGACAGCAGTTCTTGTTCTAggttaaaaagacaaaagtgaGGCGTGGGGACTTGCCTGATAGAGCAGAGACATAAACCCAAGGTCATCCATCTCCAAGGTCTCCATCGGGGTCCAAAGTGGCCACACCTTCTCCGGGGTGATGGGGAGTTCGCCCCTCCTGCCCGCACTCGCCGCGCACAAGCCTGGCCTGTGGTCCAAGAGCTGGGGCTGCCAGCCAAGGCAGGGGTGTCACAGACCCTTCCCTGCCCGTGGGGAGGGCTGAGTGGGCCCTGCAGGCACCGTCGTCTTCTTCCAAGGACACAGCAGGTCCCGTCTGCCACCTGCCCCTCTCTCGCCAGATCCTTGTGACAGCAGGACGAAGGAGCGGAGCCAGGGGCCTGGGCGTCAGAGCCCGCCCACCGCAATTCTCCTCGTGGAAGGACAGACAGTCTCCTCCTTTGACAAACATCGGGGAGAGTCTGATCTTTAATTTACTATAGGACGCGACAGTCTCAACGTTTAAAAGACAGGACTGGATAATTCACTGCAAAGGGAGGCTCAGTTTTTCTTGCCCTGcttttaaaacttccaaactaAAGAACTTCAGGTAAAAGGGAAACTGGACTAAAGCTGGACCAGGAGGGTTCCTTGGACGTGGTCAGCTCTGAGGACGGCTCCATGACCCCAGCATCAAAGCTCTCATCTTACTGTGATAAATTACCCGGGGCTTGCTTTCATTCTGTGATAATATTCCCTACATGGTGCAGGGTTTGTTGTGAACTTCAGATCAGGCAGCTTTCTCCCTGACCTCTAACCCCCCAACGCGCACTGGGGCTGAGCCCCCATATCCTcacgccccctcccctctgcccttcccatCCCTGTCTCTGgatccttcctctcctctccaccaTCACTGTGCCgaccccccgcccctccccactcccaggacCCACTGCCTAGAGGGAGCTCCCACAGCTCAGTGGAGCCCACGGGGGGTTTCTTCTGGTTGTGACCCCTGGATTCTCCAAAGAATCTTCAAGCGCAGCCCTTGGGTTTGCCCCTTGTGGACCACGCCCAGACAGATGCTGGGTTCCTTGCCTAATCCGTGTTCCCAGCTGAGGACCAAGAGGAACTTTGGGGACAGAAGTGGCAGAGTGCAAACCAGCAAGGCCAGGTCTACGATACGATGCGCACACACACCGGGGTTGGATCTgcgcccacccccatccccgcaGGTTCATCCCAAGGGCTCCACGTCTACAGGAGTAGACAGACCGAGGCGGCCTCGGCTACAACCAAGTGCAAagtgctccccccccccccattttttcaCTATGAGAACGGGGTGTACAGGAAGCTGGGCTGGAGCTCTGGAGAGGACCTCAGGCCCCCTGACCTTCAGCCCCCTCTGCTTCCCAAGCGGCGGAGCTTGGATCAAAGCCATGTCCGTGGCCTGCGGCTCACAACAAGAGCTGCTCTCACGGCATTATAGTGTAGACTTCTCCAGAGACCCAGGTCCCCAGGGAAGGCAATTTTAAGTCCACCTTCTCTCCAGACCCAGGGGCCAACGGTGGCTCCTGGCAGAGGGTAACCTGGCAAGAAGCTCACAGCTGGTTCCAGGTGTCagggggggttggggtgggagagCGTGAGGGAGGTGATTCCCTGGTTCCCTTGGTGCCCGGAGGCTCTGTGCACTCCTAACCCCCCGGGGCCAGCCAACCATGTTTCCACTGGGAGTCAGGTCCCAGTCGACCAAGTTCCCGCAGGCATTTTAGGAATTACACGTCAAGGTTTAGGCACTGGGGCGGTGAAGCACCATCCAATTACAGCAAGTTCCAAATCTGCAGAGAGTTTCCAATTAAGTTAGTTCTTGGTGTCTGGAGATGGATGCATTATCTTCCTTTGCCTAAAACCACTTCAGGGAGCCCAGCAGATCACTGAAACGTGAACTCATCCTGTGCCAGAGTTTATTCCCTCATCGCCACAGAAATTAAAGGGCAAgggaataaatgaaggaaagagtCTTCCATCCCTGCAGGTGTTTGGTCAGGCTCCACCTACAGGCATTTATCATTAACCCATCAACGGCAGATCCCCGAAGGACAGAGAATTAGGGAGCAGAAATCTCCAAGCCTTTCTAGGGAATCTGTGGACTAACAAAATACCGCACGTGAAACGTCTGCAGTGTCTGAGCTCGTAACCTGCACTGGCGTTGAGGGCATCGTGGACACAGATGCAGAGGAGGGATGCCCTTCTCCAtccatttgtgttttcttatatCTGCAGCAGGGGAAGGACTTCCTGGGTGTAAAAGAACAGTTAAAGGTAACGGAGCAAAGTCAATCACAAGGGAAACTGAACACAAATGCATTTCCTCAGCGAATGGCACAGCGTTCATGACGTGTCCTTCTCAAGGCAAGGATTGGGGACACATCAGTGACGAAAAGAGACAGAACTCCTGGCCTACTGGGGGCCTGCATTTTAGCGCCTGGGGGTCTTTTTAACCTTCCAGGTGGCCCACTGCCCCCCATTCTCAGTGGGGTCTTCCTTTCCAaagcccactccccacctcccaaaGTTCTAAGTCACTCTGAAAATAGAAAAGGTTTTCTTGGTGAGAATTTTCCCACCTCCACGCCACCCTCTTCCCCCGAAACCTGCAGCCGGCGGCCCACTAGTGGCCCAGCCCCAGGCAAGGGAAGGCCCGCCCCCCAGGAGTGACTGGTTGGTCCTTTCCCCACCAGGATgctgggatgggggaaggagagcTTGCTGCTGCAGGCAGAGGGGGTCTACTTCCCTGGCGGAGACTCCACAGGAGGGGAGAGGCGGGGAGAGCAACCGCACATCAGTGCACCCCTCCCACCAGGCCAGGCTCGAGCAGCCTGAAGCAGAGccaaggggaggggcaggactcTCTCGGGGCGCTGAACATTCACCCAAAGACCCCTCCAAGTCCCCAGCGGCGGAAACGCAGCTGCTGTAATTCACCCCGAGAAAGGAGCGGTGCCAAAAACCTATCTGGCGCAGGAGTCCCTCCTCGTGGGCGTCATTTTACAGGCGGAGGAGGGAGGAATGCAgccccagggtcacacagtcaCATGTGAGTGGCAACGGGGCCCGGGGAGCGCgatcctcttctctcttctctgaacaAAATCCCCGTCAACACGCCCAGCTCACTGGCACTTCCCATACTAACCCGAGGGCCCTGAGCATGGCTGTGGGGCCTGGAGGGCAGTCCCGAGATAGGCGGGGCTGCGGATGGggaaggaggcggggaggggagcTGCCCGCCAGGTGAGTGCCGGTGCAAAGCAGAGGCGCTCGGTTGCTTGGGGGCAGCGGTGTGGCGGCCGGGTGGCCGGGCCTGCAGGGCTGCTCACGTAGGCGTCTCTAAGATGGAACTGTCCCCGTGCCACCCAGGCCCTGGAGTGTCTCAGCGGCCAACCTGGCCCACACCTCAACCTGCCGGCCTATCTCCCGCATAAAACAGGCCTTCGTCCGCCCGCCCCCAGAGGTCAGACCAGGACAGCACTCACTCCGAATGGCTTTTACCCCGGCTCTTTACCTGGCGGCTTTCTTGTCCCGGCCCACTGCCCGCCCCAGGTCCTGGGGACCACGAACTCCCCGGCCCGGAGCTGAGCCCTCTGGGGCGGCTGGCTCCGGAAGAAAGCCGTTCCCCGCCCGCTCCCCACTCGCGCAGGCACGCAAGAAAGTCAGTCTGAACTCTGCAAACGAGAGCTTTTCCTccaacaccaaaaacaacagagccCTCGATGGGCCCGTCATTTTTCGGGCCCCATGCTGAATGCCTTTAAAACTGCCTGAATGAAGATAAGACAGGGTTGTGTACGTTTTCTGCACAAATGGtggaaagtaataaaataaacatcGGGGGCGGGGGTCCCGCCTACTCGCAGCTCCGTCGCTATTTGCAACAAAGGCCGGAAAAGGACGAAACCTCGGCGTGGAAGGGCAGCGGGTTAGAAGTGCGGCCTCGAAGGGCGGGCGCCCCTCCCGGGAGCATCCACGCCACCTGGGCGTCAGGCCCCGACGTCCCGCCGCGGAGAGATGGCCCTGTCTCCCCACCGTCAGTCGCCGCTGCCACAGAAACCACAGCGAACGTCCCGGAGGAGGACTGCGCCCGCCCTCGCCCTCCGGAACCGCCCTCCCGGGGGTGGGAGCCGCGCAGGCAGAACCGCACGGCGCGGGCGCAGGGGACCCGACGCTCCTCGCAGGGGCCACCAGCCACGTAAAGGAAGAGGCaaaggaagacaaaagaaaatctgAGGCCAACATGGGAGCAAGTCAAGGTCATCTCAGAAAGCGTAACCAATTTCAAGTCCACTAGTTTATTCattaaagaaggaaacaagacAGAGACGGTCCTCAAAATGAAGTCCCAAGAAGGACACACCATGCGGCTCCGGCGGGCGGTCACTGCAGAGTGTGTCCTGAGCGTTCTCCGCTGTTCGCCCCCCGCGCCGGCCGCGACGAGAGGGGTTGGCATTGGGAAGCAGCATCGTTTTAACCCCCAGAGAAGCCAACACACCGCGTGTAGCTGAGGGAGGCCGCGGGCCCCAACCCCGCCAGGTGTCCCTACAGGTGCCCCCCGGCCGTGCCCACTTGCCCAATTCGCTTCCGTGAGCTCCAGGGCGCGGGGCCCCTCCCGGGCGGGCGGACTCGCGGACACGCACACTCGCGCGCACACGCGCGCACCGCTGCCGCGCGCACGCTTCCCATTGGCGGGAGGCggtgggcggggccgggcggacccaaaacaaacaacctgCTGCCGCGCCGCCGCGTGGCCCCCGCCTGGTGCGCGCCCGCTCCGGAGCTGCGGCCACCTGGGCCACCTCGCTCCCCACCCCTCTCGGTTtgcgcccaggccccgcccccgcgggGCGCCGCGGGGTTATATTGGGCCGGGCCGAAGGTGGAGGCGAGACGGAGCCGCGGCTGGCCGGCGTGGAGATGCTGCTCCGGAGACCGGGGACGGGAAGGCGACTGCGGGCGCCACGGCCTCGAGGACTCTGCTCCGTGGGCGACAAAGCCTGAAGGCCGGACCCTCCCCCCCGGCGTGGGTGGCACGCACAGCAGCCGCCACCGTCTCGGCCCGCGAGGACGCCTGCCCGGGGCCAGGGACTTGCAGAAAAGAAACCCCCATCTCGGGAACGGAAAGCAGATGTGCACGCTTCCTCCTCCAGCAGGAACTCGAAGCCCCGCGCGCTCGGGCACCGGAGGCTGGAACCGCGGCCCTGCACGCCTCCCCCGAAGTCTCCACTCCTCGACCTGAAGGCAACACGCCCCCCCCCAACTGCTGCCTCTCCGCCCCTCTCGGTTCACCCAATAAGCACAACCCCTCCAAAGAAGAATTCCAGCGGAAGGGGACTCCTGTCCGGAAAGCGACTGTCTCTCCAAGAGGAAGGCGAGCTCTGGGAGAGAGAGACCAGGACCCCGGCCCCGGATCGCCACCCCGCCCCCGGCGCCCGCTGCCCAGGACCGCGCGGAGGAAAAGGGTACGCGCCGGGCGGGGACGGGCGCGGGCATGAAGCTGGAGGTGTTCGGGTCCCGCGAGGGCCTCGGGGACAAGCCGGGGAGTGACCTGGAGGGGGCGGGCGGCCGCGACGCGCCGTCTCCGCTGTCGGCCGCGGGCGACGACTCCCTGGGTTCGGACGGGGACTGCGCGGCCAACAGcccggcggcgggcggcggcgccGTGGCGCTGGCGGGCGGCGGCGAGCGGAGCGCGGGCGGAGGGCCGGGCGCGGAGGAGGCGGgcgcagcagcggcggcggcggggggcgcGGGCGGCGGTGCGGGCGCGCGCGGCAAGCCGTACACGCGGCGGCCCAAGCCCCCGTACTCGTACATCGCGCTCATCGCCATGGCCATCCGCGACTCGGCGGGCGGGCGCCTGACGCTAGCCGAGATCAACGAGTACCTCATGGGCAAGTTCCCGTTCTTCCGCGGCAGCTACACTGGCTGGCGCAACTCCGTGCGTCACAACCTCTCGCTCAACGACTGCTTCGTCAAGGTGCTGCGCGACCCTTCGCGGCCCTGGGGCAAGGACAACTACTGGATGCTTAACCCCAGCAGCGAGTACACCTTCGCCGACGGGGTCTTCCGCCGCCGCCGTAAGCGCCTCAGCCACCGGGCGACGGCCCCGGGCCCCGGGCCGCGGCCCCCGGACGCCGCGCCTccgccgcccgcgcccgccgccccgGCGCCGGCCACGCCCCGCGCGCGGTCGCCCGCTCGGCCCGAGGGGCGCGCCAGTCCGGCGGGCAGGTTCTCCGGCCCCTTCGCCATCGACAGCATCCTCAGCAAGCCTTTCCGCAGCCGCCGCTCCGGGGACGCGGGCCCCGGGATGCGCCCACCGTGGGGCGCGGCGCCCTGCCCGCTGCCGCCCGCCTATCCCGCGCTGCTTCCGGGCGCGCCCGCCGGGGCCCTGCTGCCGCTCGGCGCGTTCGGCGCGGCCGAGCCGCCGGGGCTGGGCGCGCGCGGGGCCGAGGCGCCGCCCCTCCTGCTCGCGCCCCTGgccgccccggccccggcccccgccAAGCCGCTCCGGGGCCCGGCCGCCTGCGCGCACCTGTACTGCCCCGTGCGGCTGCCCGACGCTCTGCACGCGGCCTCGGCCCGCGCGCCGGGCCCGCACCTGCCCGGCCCGCCGGAGACGCTCCTGGCCTGAGCGCGACGGAGCCGGCCGGGAACGCGGGCTCCGGGAGAGGGTGGGGGTGAGCTTTCCACCCAGAGAACGGAGACCGTCAAAGAAAACACCTCCACCAAACGTGCCTTAGAGCTAACGCCTTCTGATGCCAGTGTCCCAACTCGGTCCCGGACATTTCCCTTCGTCCTTTATAACTAACGTCACAGCGGAGCAAAGCAGCGCTTCACAACGGTCTCGTTTCTTGACCAAGCCTGTCCCTGCCCCCTCCACGGAGACTTCTCCCTTCCTAGTGTCCAGGCTCCGCCTTGTTCCTCCTGTTTTCGTTGCACCGTCCAGTGATTTGTcccttaaaaagcaaaacaaaaacaaaaaagcacgtCAGGGAACCATTCCAT
This is a stretch of genomic DNA from Balaenoptera musculus isolate JJ_BM4_2016_0621 chromosome 11, mBalMus1.pri.v3, whole genome shotgun sequence. It encodes these proteins:
- the FOXQ1 gene encoding forkhead box protein Q1 translates to MKLEVFGSREGLGDKPGSDLEGAGGRDAPSPLSAAGDDSLGSDGDCAANSPAAGGGAVALAGGGERSAGGGPGAEEAGAAAAAAGGAGGGAGARGKPYTRRPKPPYSYIALIAMAIRDSAGGRLTLAEINEYLMGKFPFFRGSYTGWRNSVRHNLSLNDCFVKVLRDPSRPWGKDNYWMLNPSSEYTFADGVFRRRRKRLSHRATAPGPGPRPPDAAPPPPAPAAPAPATPRARSPARPEGRASPAGRFSGPFAIDSILSKPFRSRRSGDAGPGMRPPWGAAPCPLPPAYPALLPGAPAGALLPLGAFGAAEPPGLGARGAEAPPLLLAPLAAPAPAPAKPLRGPAACAHLYCPVRLPDALHAASARAPGPHLPGPPETLLA